A portion of the Micromonospora vinacea genome contains these proteins:
- a CDS encoding ABC transporter ATP-binding protein — protein MERGLELHHIGIRFGGLTALDDVSLRVPPNRVVGVIGPNGAGKTTLFNVICGFVAPETGSLTLDGRPLRPRPHRLTRLGIARTLQGTGLFAGLSVLENVMTGASHTARAGFVPALLGLPSSDRDERRLRGDALAILDELGIAEHAQAAPPTLPFAVRQRVALARALAARPRLLLLDEPAGGLGADDIAELAELVRQLPRRDTDPCAVLLVEHHMDLVMAVCDELVVLDFGRVIAAGTPDEIRDDPAVTDAYLGATVEEVSP, from the coding sequence ATGGAGCGCGGCCTCGAACTGCACCACATCGGCATCCGTTTCGGCGGCCTCACCGCCCTCGACGACGTGTCCCTGCGGGTGCCACCCAACCGGGTGGTGGGCGTCATCGGGCCCAACGGCGCCGGCAAGACCACGCTCTTCAACGTGATCTGCGGCTTCGTCGCACCGGAGACTGGTTCACTCACCCTCGACGGCCGGCCGCTGCGACCACGGCCGCACCGGCTGACCCGGCTCGGCATCGCCCGGACCCTCCAGGGCACCGGGCTCTTCGCCGGGCTCAGCGTGCTGGAGAACGTGATGACCGGCGCCTCGCACACCGCCCGCGCCGGCTTCGTCCCGGCGCTGCTCGGGCTGCCGTCCAGCGACCGCGACGAGCGCCGGCTCCGCGGGGACGCCCTGGCCATCCTCGACGAGCTGGGCATCGCCGAGCACGCCCAGGCCGCGCCGCCCACCCTGCCCTTCGCCGTACGCCAACGGGTCGCCCTGGCCCGCGCGCTCGCCGCCCGGCCCCGGCTGCTCCTGCTCGACGAGCCGGCCGGTGGCCTCGGCGCGGACGACATCGCCGAGCTGGCGGAGCTGGTCCGGCAACTGCCCCGGCGGGACACCGACCCCTGCGCCGTGCTCCTGGTCGAGCACCACATGGACCTGGTGATGGCGGTCTGCGACGAGCTCGTGGTGCTCGACTTCGGCCGGGTCATCGCCGCCGGCACCCCGGACGAGATCCGCGACGACCCCGCGGTCACCGACGCGTACCTCGGTGCCACCGTCGAGGAGGTCTCCCCATGA
- a CDS encoding branched-chain amino acid ABC transporter permease produces MSATRAAVPPRHKRDDPGGRPVDPRRGSTLLRHLAVVLAVGLLLVAVSYSVEPFRNFQLATVAAYLCATAGLTVLTGLNGQLSLGHGALMATGAYTVALCQTAFADRGMTGGWLLPLSLGAAIISTVAVGAVVGVAAARLRGPYLAGVTLAVAVVVPALAVTFDGVFNGEQGLSVPVEPPPLSLGPYFPYERWQLWVTGAATLLALLLLANLIRSRYGRTFRAVRDDEVAARLAGIHVARTQVLAFVVSAATAGLGGALLAVLAQSVSPGAFSLTLSLFLLMAVVIGGLGRLTGALWGAVLLVALPDLTHSVTEMLTLSPAVAQRLEGNLPLAIFGLTLIVVMIAAPGGVQGLLSRLGRALLARRSTRRS; encoded by the coding sequence GTGAGCGCCACGAGGGCGGCAGTGCCGCCGCGACACAAGCGCGACGACCCGGGCGGCCGACCGGTCGACCCGCGACGCGGCTCCACACTGCTGCGCCACCTCGCGGTGGTGCTGGCCGTGGGGTTGCTGCTGGTGGCGGTCAGCTACTCCGTCGAGCCGTTCCGCAACTTCCAGCTCGCCACAGTGGCCGCCTACCTCTGCGCGACCGCTGGGCTGACCGTCCTCACCGGGCTCAACGGTCAACTGTCGCTGGGGCACGGCGCGTTGATGGCCACCGGGGCGTACACAGTGGCGCTGTGCCAGACCGCGTTCGCCGACCGGGGGATGACCGGCGGCTGGCTGTTGCCGCTCTCGCTGGGTGCGGCGATCATCAGCACTGTCGCGGTCGGCGCGGTGGTCGGGGTGGCCGCGGCCCGGCTGCGCGGCCCCTACCTGGCCGGGGTCACCCTCGCGGTGGCAGTGGTGGTGCCGGCGCTGGCCGTCACCTTCGACGGCGTGTTCAACGGCGAGCAGGGGCTGTCGGTGCCGGTGGAGCCGCCGCCGTTGTCGCTCGGCCCGTACTTCCCGTACGAGCGGTGGCAGCTCTGGGTCACCGGCGCGGCGACCCTGCTCGCGTTGCTGCTGTTGGCGAATCTGATCCGCAGCCGGTACGGGCGTACCTTCCGGGCGGTCCGCGACGACGAGGTGGCGGCCCGCCTCGCCGGCATCCACGTGGCCCGCACCCAGGTCCTCGCGTTCGTGGTCAGCGCCGCCACCGCCGGGCTCGGCGGCGCGCTGCTGGCGGTCCTCGCGCAGAGCGTCTCGCCCGGGGCGTTCTCGCTGACCCTGTCGCTGTTCCTGCTGATGGCCGTGGTGATCGGTGGCCTGGGTCGACTGACCGGAGCGCTGTGGGGGGCCGTCCTGCTGGTCGCCCTGCCCGATCTGACCCACTCGGTGACCGAGATGCTCACGCTCTCGCCCGCTGTGGCGCAGCGGCTGGAGGGCAACCTCCCCCTGGCGATCTTCGGACTCACCCTGATCGTCGTCATGATCGCCGCCCCCGGCGGTGTGCAGGGTCTGCTGTCGCGTCTCGGCCGGGCGTTGCTGGCCAGGCGGTCGACCCGGCGTTCCTGA
- a CDS encoding ABC transporter ATP-binding protein, with protein sequence MTTTDLLVVRGLVAGYGAAPVLRAIDLTVPAGTIAAVVGANGAGKTTLLRALSGMIRPAAGQVLLAGEDLRGTPVEQLVRRGMAHVPEGRGVISELTVDENLRLGGLWRRDRADAGRALDEVYQLFEPLARRRRHLGHQLSGGERQMLALGRALVGRPRLLLLDEPSLGLAPRVVARTMALLRQLRDRTGLTVLLVEQNVRSALAVADQGVVMSLGRVVIAAPAAQLRDDVDLRHAYLGF encoded by the coding sequence ATGACCACGACCGACCTGCTCGTCGTACGGGGGCTGGTCGCCGGTTACGGTGCCGCGCCCGTACTGCGGGCCATCGACCTCACCGTCCCGGCCGGCACCATCGCCGCTGTCGTCGGTGCCAACGGCGCCGGCAAGACCACCCTCCTACGCGCGCTCTCCGGCATGATCCGCCCGGCCGCCGGCCAGGTCCTCCTGGCTGGGGAGGACCTCCGCGGTACGCCGGTGGAGCAGCTCGTCCGACGCGGCATGGCGCACGTCCCGGAGGGCCGGGGCGTGATCAGCGAGCTGACCGTCGACGAGAACCTACGGCTGGGTGGGCTGTGGCGACGCGACCGGGCCGACGCGGGCCGTGCCCTCGACGAGGTCTACCAGCTCTTCGAGCCCCTGGCCCGACGCCGCCGGCACCTCGGTCACCAGCTCTCCGGCGGTGAGCGGCAGATGCTCGCGCTCGGTCGGGCCCTGGTCGGCCGACCCCGTCTGCTGCTGCTGGACGAGCCGTCGCTCGGCCTGGCGCCACGGGTGGTCGCCCGGACGATGGCGCTGCTCCGCCAACTGCGCGACCGCACCGGCCTGACCGTCCTGCTGGTCGAGCAGAACGTGCGCAGCGCGCTCGCCGTCGCCGACCAGGGCGTCGTGATGTCCCTCGGTCGGGTGGTGATCGCCGCCCCGGCGGCGCAACTGCGCGACGACGTCGACCTGCGCCACGCGTACCTCGGTTTCTGA
- a CDS encoding LLM class flavin-dependent oxidoreductase, which translates to MLAKTVTTLDVLSGGRARLGIGASWYEREQLGLGVPVVPVAERFERLEETLRICLQMWSADDGPFNGKHYQLAETINSPQPLSRPHPPIMIGGGGEKKTLLLVARYADACNLFGRGGIDDVARKLDVLRGHCAAEGRDYDTIEKTVVASQAPLDDTDAFLAEVSGYAALGVSEVQVTPDRHPVEFAQRLGDEVLPRLADIG; encoded by the coding sequence TTGCTCGCCAAGACCGTCACGACCCTCGACGTGCTCTCCGGCGGCCGGGCCCGCCTCGGCATCGGCGCCTCCTGGTACGAGCGGGAGCAGCTCGGGTTGGGTGTGCCGGTCGTCCCGGTGGCCGAGCGGTTCGAGCGGTTGGAGGAGACGCTGCGCATCTGCCTCCAGATGTGGAGTGCCGACGACGGCCCGTTCAATGGAAAGCACTACCAGCTCGCCGAGACCATCAACTCGCCGCAGCCGTTGAGCCGCCCGCACCCGCCCATCATGATCGGTGGCGGCGGTGAGAAGAAGACCCTGCTGCTGGTGGCCCGCTACGCCGACGCCTGCAACCTGTTCGGCCGCGGCGGCATCGACGACGTCGCACGCAAGCTGGATGTGCTGCGCGGGCACTGCGCCGCCGAGGGGCGCGACTACGACACCATCGAGAAGACCGTGGTCGCCTCCCAGGCGCCGCTGGACGACACCGACGCGTTCCTCGCCGAGGTGTCCGGGTACGCCGCGCTCGGTGTGAGCGAGGTGCAGGTGACGCCGGATCGGCACCCGGTCGAGTTCGCCCAGCGGCTCGGCGACGAGGTGCTGCCCCGGTTGGCCGACATCGGCTGA
- a CDS encoding alpha/beta fold hydrolase, translating to MSETIIDSGTVPIAIRDFGGPGQPLLLLHGAGGNLAQMTTLAEHLRPTHRVVTVDLRGHGRSGDGPWRWDDVLADLAAVTDHLGLTSPVVVGVSLGGMLATLWAQRHPECPGAVSFDGNPPLNRPDQLAGLDLEQAETELAKLRAVFDGMAAMLAEPLTAEQVAAMLAGQRAMAQRYGAAPEDWVAAFERNLMPGDDGRSRLRPDPDLTRQLRDAMNSLDLMPAYRDVRCPLLLVLATEDLPEQQPFHSLYESYRRVTAERLAAVDNPSLRVWHLADASHAMVAERPQELATLITDFLSPHH from the coding sequence GTGTCTGAGACCATTATCGACTCCGGGACCGTGCCCATCGCGATCCGCGACTTCGGCGGACCCGGACAACCGCTGCTGCTCCTTCACGGCGCTGGCGGCAACCTCGCCCAGATGACCACCCTCGCCGAGCACCTGCGCCCGACCCACCGGGTGGTCACCGTCGACCTGCGCGGTCACGGCCGGTCCGGAGACGGCCCGTGGCGCTGGGACGACGTACTGGCCGACCTGGCCGCCGTCACCGACCACCTCGGCCTCACCTCCCCAGTGGTGGTCGGCGTCTCCCTCGGCGGCATGCTCGCCACCCTCTGGGCGCAACGTCACCCGGAGTGCCCCGGTGCCGTCAGCTTCGACGGCAATCCGCCGTTGAACCGTCCGGACCAGCTCGCCGGGCTGGATCTGGAGCAGGCCGAGACCGAGCTGGCCAAGCTGCGGGCCGTATTCGACGGGATGGCCGCGATGCTGGCCGAGCCGCTCACCGCCGAACAGGTGGCCGCCATGCTGGCGGGGCAGCGGGCCATGGCCCAGCGCTACGGCGCCGCACCCGAAGACTGGGTGGCGGCCTTCGAACGCAACCTCATGCCCGGCGACGACGGCCGCAGCCGGCTGCGGCCCGACCCGGACCTCACCCGGCAGCTCCGGGACGCCATGAACTCCCTCGACCTGATGCCCGCCTACCGCGACGTCCGCTGCCCGCTGCTGCTCGTCCTCGCCACCGAGGACCTGCCCGAACAACAGCCGTTCCACAGCCTGTACGAGTCGTATCGCAGGGTCACCGCCGAGCGGCTTGCCGCTGTGGACAACCCGTCTCTGCGGGTGTGGCACCTCGCCGACGCCAGCCACGCGATGGTCGCCGAACGCCCACAGGAGCTCGCCACCCTCATCACCGACTTCCTCAGCCCTCACCACTGA
- a CDS encoding branched-chain amino acid ABC transporter permease gives MDRFVFLTVDGLSRGAVYAAFALALVLIWRAARVVNFAQGAMAVAAAYVAYTVSTATGSYWLGFVVAIVAGLALGALVDRVVMRHVDHASPLNPVIVALGLVLLIQAVLGMVYGSEFRPAEAPFSRSALTVGGVAVLSPYDLFVFATIGVVVSGLAWMFARTPVGLRMRAAAFAPEVSRLLGVNVGGMLTLGWALASGVGALAAMLVLPTELGLHPHAMDLVFVSAFTAAVVGGLDSPPGAVVGGLVVGLLLSYVSGYAGSDLTPLAVLVLLLAVLLVRPGGLFAPVAARRV, from the coding sequence TTGGACCGCTTCGTCTTCCTCACCGTCGACGGCCTGTCCCGGGGCGCGGTGTACGCCGCGTTCGCACTGGCCCTGGTGCTCATCTGGCGGGCGGCGCGGGTCGTCAACTTCGCCCAGGGGGCGATGGCCGTCGCCGCCGCGTACGTCGCCTACACCGTCAGCACCGCGACCGGTTCCTACTGGCTGGGCTTCGTGGTCGCGATCGTCGCCGGCCTGGCGCTCGGTGCGCTGGTGGACCGGGTGGTGATGCGGCACGTCGATCACGCCTCACCGCTCAACCCGGTGATCGTCGCGCTCGGGCTGGTGCTGCTGATCCAGGCCGTGCTGGGCATGGTGTACGGCAGCGAGTTCCGCCCCGCCGAGGCCCCGTTCAGCCGGTCCGCCCTCACCGTGGGCGGGGTCGCCGTGCTGTCCCCGTACGACCTGTTCGTCTTCGCCACGATCGGCGTGGTGGTCAGCGGCCTGGCGTGGATGTTCGCGCGTACCCCGGTGGGGTTGCGGATGCGCGCGGCGGCCTTCGCTCCGGAGGTCTCCCGGCTGCTCGGGGTCAACGTCGGTGGGATGCTGACCCTCGGCTGGGCGCTCGCCTCGGGGGTGGGCGCGCTGGCCGCCATGCTGGTCCTGCCGACCGAGTTGGGCCTGCACCCGCACGCGATGGACCTGGTGTTCGTCTCGGCGTTCACCGCGGCGGTGGTCGGCGGGCTGGACAGTCCACCGGGGGCGGTGGTCGGCGGTCTGGTGGTGGGACTGCTGCTCTCCTACGTGAGCGGCTACGCCGGCAGTGACCTCACCCCGCTCGCGGTGCTGGTCCTGCTGCTGGCGGTGCTGCTGGTCCGGCCCGGCGGGCTGTTCGCCCCGGTCGCGGCGAGGCGGGTGTGA
- a CDS encoding RICIN domain-containing protein, whose product MSPTPSVPPARSGNRLVGVASNRCLDVGAPDSPDPVRLRIWDCRDDRASHQLWAIRSDGSVQLGGRCLDVLGASSDAGAAIQLTTCNTTPAQQFTLNEARQLVNAHSGLCLGTVGQSTANGAMVEQRGCGAGTSHLQWTRR is encoded by the coding sequence GTGTCACCAACACCGAGCGTGCCCCCGGCGCGGTCGGGCAACAGGCTCGTCGGGGTGGCGAGCAACCGGTGCCTGGACGTCGGCGCTCCGGACTCACCCGACCCGGTCCGACTTCGGATCTGGGACTGCCGGGACGACCGCGCCTCCCACCAACTCTGGGCCATCCGGTCGGACGGGAGCGTGCAGTTGGGTGGGCGCTGCCTGGACGTGCTCGGCGCGTCCAGCGACGCCGGGGCGGCGATCCAGCTCACCACCTGCAACACGACCCCGGCGCAGCAGTTCACCCTGAACGAGGCCCGACAACTCGTCAACGCGCACAGCGGACTGTGTCTGGGCACGGTCGGCCAGAGCACCGCGAACGGCGCGATGGTCGAGCAGCGCGGCTGTGGCGCCGGCACGAGTCATCTGCAGTGGACCAGGCGGTAG
- a CDS encoding LLM class flavin-dependent oxidoreductase — protein MKLGLHYWNYSTPADPAAIAPTLAQTASIAEQAGVASFTVMDHFFQMDAVFAAEEPMLEAYTTLGYVAATTQRMTLGVLVTGVM, from the coding sequence ATGAAGCTCGGGCTGCACTACTGGAACTACTCGACCCCGGCCGACCCGGCCGCGATCGCACCGACCCTGGCGCAGACGGCGAGCATCGCCGAGCAGGCCGGCGTCGCGTCGTTCACGGTGATGGACCACTTCTTCCAGATGGACGCGGTGTTCGCGGCCGAGGAGCCGATGCTGGAGGCGTACACCACCCTGGGCTACGTCGCGGCGACGACTCAGCGGATGACGCTGGGCGTGCTGGTCACCGGTGTGATGTAA
- a CDS encoding catalase, with the protein MDSSKPAEAVKNVVKTASGKIADALTPEVPGAPGSAPPPLEEPTTPHDPLPPKSEQGAPQTRTPTGAETGAPTIANGQQGAYLTTANGARLRDTDHSLKAGPRGPVLLQDHHLREKITHFDHERIPERVVHARGAGAHGVFTAYGTAEAVTRAGFLKKGRETEVFVRFSTVLGSRGSADTVRDTRGFATKFYTDEGTFDLVGNNMPVFFIQDAIKFPDIIHAGKPHPDREIPQAQSAHDTFWDFVSLHTEAQHHTIWNMSDRGIPRSYRTMEGFGVHTFRLVNEAGETVLAKFHWKPKLGVHSLTWEEAQLLGGMDPDFHRRDLYDAIEAGAYPAWELGIQVFPDTPEETFAGIDLLDPTKIVPEELAEVQPIGRLVLNRTPTNFFAETEQVAFHLGHLPPGIDVTNDPLLQGRLFSYLDTQLTRLGGPNFTQIPINRPHAAVNDMLRDGFHQHAVHAGVAPYRPNSLDGGNPFPAGDAEHAFVDVPVTVAQAPKVRANPASFDDHYSQVRLFWLSMSPVEKEHIIRAYTFELGKCYHQAIKERQLRSLANIDPVLCEQVATGLGLPAPQPTVPLPDVTPSPALSQVGREWPSDGRMVGIVVDPAGDLDGVDEVRRAVFDAGMVPLLIAPHGGMVGDLPVQRTFATGRSVEFDAVLLAGAPAPAPDALPARDAKAGTPAPATVDPRVLLLVEECWRHAKAIGAWGAGVTVLEQAGVAGTPGVVAAGSGAEALTAVQQLMAAHRVWERFPATVA; encoded by the coding sequence GTGGATTCCAGCAAGCCCGCCGAGGCGGTCAAGAACGTCGTGAAGACCGCCTCAGGAAAGATCGCCGACGCCCTCACCCCGGAGGTCCCCGGTGCGCCGGGGAGCGCGCCACCGCCGCTCGAGGAGCCGACGACGCCGCACGACCCGCTGCCGCCGAAGTCGGAGCAGGGGGCCCCGCAGACGCGCACGCCGACCGGCGCGGAGACCGGCGCGCCGACGATCGCGAACGGTCAGCAGGGGGCCTACCTCACGACCGCGAACGGGGCGCGGCTGCGCGACACCGACCACTCGCTCAAGGCCGGCCCGCGCGGCCCGGTGCTCCTGCAGGACCACCACCTACGCGAGAAGATCACGCACTTCGACCACGAGCGCATTCCGGAGCGCGTGGTGCACGCGCGGGGCGCCGGCGCGCACGGTGTGTTCACCGCGTACGGCACCGCCGAGGCGGTCACCAGGGCCGGCTTCCTCAAGAAGGGGCGTGAGACCGAGGTCTTCGTCCGGTTCTCCACGGTGCTCGGTTCGCGGGGTTCGGCCGACACGGTTCGCGACACTCGCGGCTTCGCCACGAAGTTCTACACCGACGAGGGCACCTTCGACCTGGTCGGCAACAACATGCCGGTCTTCTTCATCCAGGACGCGATCAAGTTCCCGGACATCATCCACGCCGGCAAACCGCACCCCGACCGGGAGATCCCGCAGGCGCAGAGCGCCCACGACACCTTCTGGGACTTCGTGTCGCTGCACACCGAGGCGCAGCACCACACCATCTGGAACATGTCCGACCGGGGCATCCCGCGTTCGTACCGGACGATGGAGGGCTTCGGCGTGCACACCTTCCGCCTCGTCAACGAGGCCGGGGAGACGGTGCTTGCCAAGTTCCACTGGAAGCCGAAGCTGGGCGTGCACTCACTGACCTGGGAGGAGGCCCAGCTGCTCGGCGGCATGGACCCGGACTTCCACCGCCGCGACCTCTACGACGCCATCGAGGCCGGCGCGTACCCCGCGTGGGAGCTCGGCATCCAGGTCTTCCCGGACACTCCCGAGGAGACCTTCGCCGGCATCGACCTGCTGGACCCGACGAAGATCGTGCCGGAGGAGCTGGCCGAGGTGCAGCCCATCGGGCGGCTGGTGCTCAACCGGACGCCGACGAACTTCTTCGCCGAGACCGAACAGGTCGCCTTCCACCTCGGTCACCTACCCCCGGGTATCGACGTCACCAACGACCCGCTGCTGCAGGGCCGGCTCTTCTCGTACCTCGACACGCAGCTCACCCGGCTGGGCGGGCCGAACTTCACGCAGATCCCGATCAACCGCCCGCACGCGGCCGTGAACGACATGCTGCGCGACGGCTTTCACCAGCACGCCGTGCACGCTGGCGTCGCGCCGTACCGACCGAACTCGCTCGACGGCGGCAACCCGTTCCCCGCCGGGGACGCCGAGCACGCCTTCGTCGACGTGCCGGTCACTGTCGCGCAGGCACCGAAGGTGCGCGCCAACCCGGCCTCGTTCGACGACCACTACAGCCAGGTCCGCCTGTTCTGGCTGAGCATGTCGCCGGTCGAGAAGGAGCACATCATCCGGGCGTACACCTTCGAGCTGGGCAAGTGCTACCACCAGGCGATCAAGGAGCGTCAGCTGCGGAGCCTCGCCAACATCGACCCGGTGCTGTGCGAGCAGGTCGCCACCGGTCTGGGGCTGCCCGCACCGCAGCCAACTGTGCCGCTCCCCGACGTCACGCCCAGCCCCGCGCTGTCGCAGGTCGGTCGGGAATGGCCGAGTGACGGCCGCATGGTCGGGATCGTCGTCGACCCCGCCGGCGACCTGGACGGCGTCGACGAGGTCCGCCGGGCCGTCTTCGACGCCGGCATGGTGCCGCTGCTGATCGCCCCGCACGGCGGCATGGTGGGCGACCTGCCCGTGCAGCGCACCTTCGCCACCGGCCGGTCGGTCGAGTTCGACGCGGTCCTGCTGGCCGGAGCGCCGGCACCCGCACCGGACGCCCTGCCCGCCCGCGACGCCAAGGCCGGCACGCCGGCGCCGGCCACCGTGGACCCCCGCGTACTGCTGCTCGTCGAGGAGTGCTGGCGGCACGCCAAGGCGATCGGCGCCTGGGGCGCCGGCGTCACAGTGCTGGAGCAGGCCGGTGTCGCCGGGACCCCGGGCGTCGTGGCGGCCGGCTCGGGCGCCGAGGCGCTGACCGCGGTGCAGCAGTTGATGGCCGCCCACCGGGTCTGGGAACGGTTCCCCGCAACTGTCGCCTGA
- a CDS encoding alpha/beta hydrolase family protein, with product MSSPTTTSPRSVAARATRFALAAVLAAGGVLAGSSGAAQAAGPYERGPAPTTAILEASRGPFATASQSVSSLSVTGFGGGVIYYPTSTSEGTFGAIAISPGYTAAWSSISWLGPRIASHGFVVIGIETNSRLDQPDSRGRQLLAALDYLTQRSSVRTRIDSSRLAVAGHSMGGGGSLEAASSRPSLQAAVPLAPWNLDKSWSELRVPTLIVGGESDSVAPVASHSVPFYNSIPASAEKAYLELNGASHFFPQTTNTPTARQMVAWLKRFVDDDTRYEQFLCPGPSGSQIEEYRNTCPSA from the coding sequence GTGTCCTCACCAACCACCACCAGTCCCCGTTCCGTCGCAGCCCGTGCCACCCGGTTCGCGCTGGCCGCCGTCCTGGCCGCCGGCGGCGTCCTGGCCGGATCGTCCGGCGCCGCCCAGGCCGCCGGCCCGTACGAGCGGGGCCCCGCCCCGACCACCGCGATCCTGGAGGCCAGCCGCGGTCCGTTCGCGACGGCCTCGCAGAGCGTGTCCTCGCTGAGCGTCACCGGCTTCGGCGGCGGCGTCATCTACTACCCGACCAGCACCAGCGAGGGCACCTTCGGCGCCATCGCCATCTCGCCCGGTTACACCGCCGCCTGGTCGAGCATCAGCTGGCTCGGACCGCGCATCGCCTCGCACGGCTTCGTGGTGATCGGTATCGAGACCAACAGCCGGCTGGACCAGCCGGACAGCCGGGGCCGGCAGTTGCTCGCCGCACTGGACTACCTCACCCAGCGCAGCTCGGTGCGCACCCGGATCGACAGCAGTCGACTCGCGGTGGCCGGCCACTCCATGGGTGGTGGGGGCAGCCTGGAGGCGGCCTCGTCGCGGCCTTCGTTGCAGGCCGCGGTGCCACTGGCGCCGTGGAACCTGGACAAGAGCTGGTCCGAACTGCGGGTGCCCACGCTGATCGTCGGTGGCGAGAGCGACAGCGTCGCGCCGGTCGCGTCGCACTCGGTGCCCTTCTACAACAGCATCCCGGCCTCCGCCGAGAAGGCGTATCTGGAGCTGAACGGGGCGAGCCACTTCTTCCCGCAGACCACCAACACGCCGACCGCGCGGCAGATGGTGGCCTGGTTGAAGCGGTTCGTCGACGACGACACCCGCTACGAGCAGTTCCTCTGCCCCGGCCCCAGCGGCTCGCAGATCGAGGAGTACCGCAACACCTGTCCCAGCGCCTGA